The following are encoded in a window of Homalodisca vitripennis isolate AUS2020 unplaced genomic scaffold, UT_GWSS_2.1 ScUCBcl_4556;HRSCAF=10807, whole genome shotgun sequence genomic DNA:
- the LOC124372989 gene encoding (3R)-3-hydroxyacyl-CoA dehydrogenase-like: MPFLEESEADSVPESLVKVGVVYIQINFRKVFFTKCLLNPGASSGIGRETCKVLAREGATVVVTCIDEAGAHETLKLLPGSGHSVYKYDVTDFKSAPELLKAIVQKYNRPPNILVNSAGIADHKPTLTETPDTFQRMLDVNLKGTFFTSQAVCKELVAAKLPGAIVNISSVAVLKGIEGICSYTASKAGVEAITKCMAMDMSQYNIRVNSIQPGWTDTRMAAEVPVDMDLTLESWIAQLATKRAGKPIEIAEVATFLASDRASYINGTSINVSGGY, translated from the exons ATGCCTTTTTTGGAAGAAAGCGAAGCCGATTCTGTGCCAGAATCCTTAGTCAAAGTAG GGGTGGTATACATTCAAATTAACTTCAGAAAAGTTTTTTTCACAAAGTGTCTTTTAAATCCAGGAGCCAGCAGTGGTATAGGCAGAGAGACATGTAAGGTGCTGGCCAGGGAAGGAGCTACTGTGGTGGTCACCTGTATAGATGAGGCCGGGGCCCACGAGACTCTCAAACTGTTACCAG GTTCCGGACATTCTGTGTATAAGTACGATGTCACCGACTTCAAGTCAGCCCCGGAACTGCTCAAGGCCATTGTCCAGAAGTACAACAGACCTCCCAACATCCTAGTCAACTCCGCTGGAATCGCCGATCACAAACCAACCCTAACAGAGACGCCAGACACCTTCCAGCGAATGCTCGATGTCAACCTTAAG GGCACCTTCTTCACAAGCCAGGCTGTGTGCAAGGAACTCGTCGCTGCCAAACTTCCAGGAGCCATTGTTAACATATCTAGTGTGGCAGTCCTGAAAGGTATTGAAGGCATCTGTTCCTACACGGCCTCCAAGGCTGGGGTCGAAGCTATCACCAAGTGCATGGCCATGGATATGAGCCA ATACAATATCCGAGTGAACAGTATCCAGCCTGGATGGACTGATACAAGGATGGCAGCTGAGGTACCCGTGGATATGGATCTCACTCTTGAATCCTGGATTGCACAGTTGGCAACCAAACGAGCTGGAAAGCCCATAG aGATTGCCGAAGTGGCGACATTTCTCGCATCTGACCGAGCCTCTTACATAAACGGGACTTCCATCAACGTCTCAGGGGGTTACTGA